The genomic interval CTCTCAAGAAACCCTACAGACCTTCTCTGTCATGGATCCATGGCACACTCTGCAAGGTTCTTGTAATCACTTCCTTTTTGCCATCTGACTGTACCCAGGCCTGTCTCCACAGAGCCATGTTGTCCATGTGTCTAAAAATGCAAGCTGACCTAGACCTTGCCTGCTCCCCTGGCCCAGAGGCTCTCACTCCATTCCCATACAAGCCTACTCTCTAGTCTCTCTAGGACCCATGTGCTTACATCCTTGGCACTTATCGGCTCTCATCACTGGCCCAGCTTCCTCCCCACCAGCAcctcttttttgcttgtttgttttgagacacatcttgactatgtagccctagctggccagaaagtcactctgtagacgaggctggccttgaactcctaagtactcacctacttctgcctccatgGTGCTGGGATTGAGGACGTGAGCTACCACACACCTGGCTTCCTCATTCAACAGCATGTCCACCAGACTGAAACCCTTTCCCAGACTCCTCAAGGCTCGCTTCCTGGATGCAGTCAATAGCACCCTAGATTGTCTTCCTTAAAGTCCCACccattctgttctttttctttactagGGCCAATATCTCTTATTTATCTTCTGCCAATTTGGCCAGAACAGGAGCTCTATACAGGGGTTTGTCTCGATGTTCGTTACTACAGCTGTGGCACTCCACACAGACCTTTGACACAGGAGGTGCTCTGTGGACACGTGTTGATTTTACCTGGTTTGACCACTTTGAGTCTTGGTCGATTGCTCAGAGTCACACTGTTCTGAACTGTGGGAGCCTTGACTAGACTCTAACATCACAATCCTtacccagctccagctccaggctgCATACAGTATTCATGACTTGTACAGAAATGCTTCCCTCATGCCATGCTACAGGTCCTGGTTACACagccaggctgaggcaggacctcAAGCATCCTGACTTGGAGTCCTCCAAGACTAACTGTGCCACTGGCAGCACAGTTCTCTGCTCTGCCCTTCAGTGCTGACTCTTGGGCTGAGAGACTAAGCATCTCAAATTAACCTTTCAAAATTCCTGGACATTGTGCAGGGTGGAGACCAGTTGGTATGCCTAGCATGCACTAAGCCCCGGGCTCAACtctcagcactgcataaaccaggtgtggtggcacacacctgttatCCTAGCACCAGAAAGTGGAGGTAGgagaaccaggagttcaaggtcatcctcctaaCTAATGCTAcaagagaccctttctcaagtaAAACTACTAGGTTCCTATACATGCCCCTTAGGGTTTAGCCTCCTTTAGATCCAAGTCCTGCCTTTGTGGCCCCTCCCTATAATCCCACATCAGGGTACCTTGAGTTTCCGGGGTAGGCGGGGCCGTTTCTCCAGCTTGGGCCTCAGGGGGCTGGGCTCAGGCAGCTGCAGGGCCAGGTAGTCAGAAGGGAATGGGGGGTAAGGGGGAGAAGCCAGCTGCAGGTGGGAGCAGGAAGATGGAGATGGGAAATGGAGTAGGTGAAGGGAGGAAATGTACACAGGAGAATGGAAAACAAAAGACATGCTGATGAGTGTGGCTCCCAGGCTCCTGAGAACAGAAGGAAGGGACAGCAGCAGGACTGTGTCCTGGGTCTGCCCCTAGTCCTACACAGGCAAGAGTAGACAGTCCTGACTCACACCCGCCAGAGGTTACTTGTTGGCCACACGTGGACACACTGAGTTGGTCAGACGCACCCTTgcccacacagcacccacagtaTTCCCAGGCACAGTAGCCCACCACCTCCTAGGCCGACTCACCGAGCTCAGGTATGGGGAGGGGGCCCCACAAGTCTGCAGAGGAAATCCTGTTGAAGGAGGCAAGGAGAGGCTGGAAGGGGATGGGGCTCCTCCCATCGGGGGGCTTCTCTTCCTTGAGAAGGATAGGGACAAGAGTTAGAGACACCTGTAAAGCCCAGATGCCCCACTCCTGCCCTGGAAGATTCTGGTTCCTGCTTACCTCTTAGGGGCTGGTGTGTCAGACAACTTGGGCGTCCCCTCTGTCTCACTGTTATCTGAAGAGGCAGTGGCATCTGAATCTGTGGAGAGGGAGGGTCAGTGGGGTTGTCGAGTTTCCCAATCTACCCCCAAGGTCTGTAACCTCAACACTACAGACAGGTGCTGGGGAAGGTGACTTCCCAGTTGGCACATGTGCGAGCATGTGGTTCTGGGGAGTCTCTCAGCTCTCATACCTACTTATCATGTAAGCACCTCCCTGGCACTCTTGTCAACACATGGGCTCCTTTACTCTCCCAGGGCTTTTAAGCACAGAAGGGGGAAGTACATCACCTGTGCTTCCCAGATGAGCTCACTGAGCTCGGAGGGTGCCTATggagtctgaactcaggtcagtGATTGTTCGACCAACACGGCCCACTCTTTCACGAGCCTCTAAGTAACCCTTAGCTTCTGTTGCACTTCCCTTATCCAGGGACCCATTAAAACATCCCTCAACACCATTAAAGCTTCCTCTGCTCCACATTCCAACTGCTACCAGCTCAGGCCACCAACATGTTAAAATGACCATGACCTACTCAGCCATTTTGCCACTTACTGTTCAACTCAATAGTATCTCTGGCCACATACTTTAGTGTGACCCAGGGCCTCTGGCACACTGGTTATTGCTTGCTCAGTGTTCTTCCCAGAAGGCTTGCCATTCACTCGGCAATCACTACTCGAAGATGGTTGTATGTTATCTTCTACCTGGatcccttcttttgtttttttgtttttggagacagggtttctccgtgtagtcctggctatcctggaactcactctgtagaccaggctggccttgaactcagaaatctgcctacctctgcctcccaagtgctgggattaaaggtgtgcgccaccactgccccaccactgcctggcggatCCTTTCTTTATATCCAAAACACTCTCTCACCAATACACTGAATTTCTTTTTGGTTATATTCTTTTGGCTCCAAATCTTTATATCAGTTTAATAATTGTGCGAGGGAGTCAGAGGAAGACATTCAATCCCTGAAACAGTGAtgtgttgtgagctgccacataggtgctgggaactgaacctggggcctttccaagagcagtaagtgcttttaactgcaaAGACATCTCTTTAGCTCTTTGCctacaatttaaatttaaatgtaaaaaacaaacaaacaaacaaaccaaccaaaacaaaaacttagGTTGGAAAAACAGCAATCggtatttctgttgctgttgtacACACCAGTCTGGGGTACTCAGGTGAACTGCTACTTCAATTCCTACACACATCTTAAAGCGGCTTTTTCTCATTCATACACAATTTAGATACTACATGCTTCTGTGTGATCTACAAGCTAGaacactttgttgttgtttaagatgGCTCTCTGTAATCCTGGTTGGCTTGGCATTCAATATGCAGACAAGGCTAGCTTTTAAACTGGTGGTTCTTATGCCTCAACCTCCTACGTGTTAAATTTGAGACATGTTTCACCATGCCTAACTgggtcttatttatttctttatttctttatttatttatttatttatttttgagatagggttttactctgtagctcaagctggcttggaacttagagctatcctcctgtctcagccttctgatgCTAGGACTACAGATATAAGACATCATGCGCAGGTGGCTTTTGCATTCTagcttttcatttttacttagaGACAGGGCATTATGTAGCTgtagttggccttgaacttctggccctcctgcctctacctcccatgaagggctgggattaaaggcctgttcACCGTGCCTGGCTTCATACCCCACCCACCTTTCTTTGAAACATAGTTTCATTTAACTAGGTTGAAactcatatttaaatttttaaaaaattacatttacttatttgtgtgcatatgggcacacacatgtggaggtcagactaCAATTTAAGGGATCAATTGTCTCCTACAATGTAagtcctggggactgaattcaggcaGTCAACAAGTCAGGTTCAGCAACAAATGTCTGTGCCCCTGCAATAAGCCATCTCAAAAGAAACTaggtgtgggctggagagatggcacagtagctaagagcactggcttctcttccagaggacctgggttcaattcctggcactcACTTCTctgctcacaagcatctgtaactcattctaggagatccaatgccctctcctggcctccataggcactgtGTGTACatggcaggcaggcaaaacacccatgcacataaaaataaatatcttaaaaaacaaaaaaggtggcTAAGTGGGTGTTGTGGCACAAGCATGAAATTCCAGCATGAGGGAGGCTTGGgtaggattatgagttcaagaccaactagAGCTACAAAATGAATATAActcaaacaacacaaaacaaaaaagtaaaaagttatgaaaattataaaactatataCATTCAAAATTTAATGTCACAAGTAAAAGTTCTAATAAAACAGAGCCATTTTGTTTACTAATATGCTGGCTCTGGCTGCTTTTCACATGAGCCATAGTTTGTTTCAACaacaatattttataaaacaaaatttttccTGACCCTTTGCAAAGCAGACGGCCACCCCGTCACACCGTAGTCATTGCCATCTCACCGGCTGGAATCTACCTCCCATTACACGCAGTCACTGCCATCTTGAATCCTCATTAAGCTCTCCCCGTCACTTAAATCCTGGTTTATAAAGTGGTTTTCTTCTCATTACATTAGTGTGTTTGTGCAGAGGCCTACATGCTATATATAGTGAGTGTTCTGATGTtgaaggacaactttcaggagttgttattctcctttgtttttaaagattgggTCTCAGTAACGAACTCCATGCCTCTGCCATGCATTGCAGGCATGGGTAATACTGTAtctttctagtttattttttttcacttattacGTATAACTGATAGAAATGACAAGCCCCAGTGTTTAAACAAGTGTTCCTGGGTCCATCCTCTTAGGATATGGAAGCTGATGCATCCCCTCCAATAGTTAAGCCTAGTTGCtgccttctgttgtctttttttcgCCCCACAGGacaaagtttctctttgtagcgAAAGGCTTCCTTCATTTTGCCAGCCTGTGCCAAGCACAATGCCTAGAACACAGCAGGTAAGTAAATACTTAAGAATCCAGGGGCCCGGtatgtacttgggaggcagaggcaggcaggtttctgagtctAGCctaaggctagtctggtctacaaagcatgttccaggcaagccagggctacacagagaaaactttgTCCTGTGGGgtgaaaaaagacaaaacagaaagaaggcaACAGGAGGCAGCAACTAGGCTTAACCATTGGAGGGGATGCATCAGCTTCCATATCCTAAGAGGATGGACCCAGGAACACTTGTTTAAAGTGCCAGTATCTCATGTCTTCCTAAAAACGTTCATGACTCTGCTCACCAGAAGAGTCTTCATCCACATTTTCATACTGCAGAAGTCGATCTAGAAGGAAACTGAGAGAAGTGGGAAGGACAATGTTTATTCCCATTTTGGTGATGTTCTTAAGCTCTACCTAGTCCCTCCTAGAAGACCCACTAGATCCTCCTAAAACTGCATGCATGTGGGGTCCTATTCCAGGGTGGAGTGAGAACGAGGATTCCTAATAGTAACATTGCCCTTGTGTCCACAACATGCCTTACCTCTTGTCTCGGGAAACCTTCAGCAATTTCCTTTGCGCCTTTCTGAGCTCCTCCTGAAAGCACTCGTGTTCCTGTAGCGGACAGAGCGGGTGCTGAGCCAAGAGCGATCCGTAGAAGACCCAGAATCCGGAGACATCTCTCCTTACTCACCCCCTTTACCACAGGGGTAAACTGAGGTCCTCTCAGAGCTAGGCCTCACACTCCACAACCGCCCCACACCGGCACTCACGTAAATGAGGAACTTGAGCTTCCGCTTCAgattcctgtatttctttttgtagTCCACTTCGCCGTCCGCTGGTCCGTTCATGACCCGCCTGGGAGAAGCGTCCCGGAGCAGAGTCCCGCTACCCAAGTCCGCCCGGCCTCTCACACCTCCACTTCCGGAGACTTTTCAACGCCGTGTGAAACGGACTACAACTCCCAGCGTACTCCGCGCGCGCAGGGAGCGTAATCACACCACCCGCCCTACGGGGGAAGACCTGAAAGGAACGCAGCTTCCAATGGCTTCGCGGTGAGCTGAGGTCACAGAGGAGCTGGACACTGGGGGGCGCAATTATTAATTCTAAACTGATATAAAGATTTGGAGCCAAAAGAATATAACCAAAAAGAAATTCAGTGTGTTGGTGAGAAtaccctttcccttcttcctttcgaAACAAGAGACCTAACTTGTTGATCCTGACTACAGGGAAGCGTGAAGAACTGATTACGTTATATTTAAGAGACTGCCAGCGCCGAACCGGCTTCTAACgaaaattttaattcttaattttaacAAAGAGTAGAAACTTCCCTCAAGACCCACCACCAGCTGCTCGGGAAAAAGCAAGATCTGGCCAAGTTTTCCGTCCCAGTGCTCCACATCGGAGGCTCAACGGTCCCTTTTCTCACGAAGCCGCGGCGCTGCGCGTGCGCAAACTACTGTCAAACGCACTGAAAGTGGCCCGGAAGAAAAAAGGCGGGAGCAACCAATCCCTGGTGGCGCAAAATGGCGCCGGGAGATGAGATGCTGGAATTCACTCGCAGCTTCTTTCGAACTTGCCCCGACCTCAGGTACAGAGAGTCTGGGTATTAGAGTCTGGGTTGTAAAAGGCAGGGGCTGGACTGCCACTGTCTTGACACATGTCTCTGTAGCACGGTTACGCACTCCATCGTGCGACAGAAATTTTTGATTCACGTGGGTCGGGATCATCTTGAACCTGAGGAGAAGCAGGCGTTGAAGCGGCTGGTGGAGGAGGAGCTGCTGAAGATGCAGGTGTGGGCCTAACCCTGGGCCAGGAGAGACAGGATTTCTTGCTGAGGGGTTGGGGCAGTGCTCAATCTTGGTTCGGTTTTTCCTCATGCTGAACCCACAGGCGGATGCTGGTACCAGGGAAGGAAAGCCAGACTTTATCAAAGTGAAGAGGTCTCCTGCTCCCTGCAGTGACCCAGAGAGGAAAAGGTTCCGATTCAATTCAGAGTCAGGTTAGTGCCTTCTCccctgtgtatctgtctgtgacTTCAGCGACATTGGTTTATTCAAAAGACAAGGTGCATGTATTAATTAATTGCAAGGCAGTAAAGTGGTTGGGGGTAGTGAGTCAGAAACCAGGTGGAGCCACATCTGTGGTGCTTCTTGCTGTCCTTCACTCTCAACCAGAGTGGATCTAGAAGCATCCTATTCTaaatggaagggaaaggagaaccCACCCCAGCCCTGTCCCCTTGTTCCAGAATCCAGCTCTATACCATCCAGTCCAGACTGCTCAGGACCCCCAACAAAGAACAGTACAACCAAGAAGGCATGTCCAAGAAGAGCCTTAAAGAAAGCAGTTGAGAGCACAGATGAAGACCAGCAAACAGACCTGGGTGCAAAGATGGGATTGGAGGAGAGCAGTGAGGAGGAAGCAAAGGGCCCTGTCAGATCAGGTGAGGTCTGGAAGGCAGAGGACACTGAGAAAGATGATGacaggagaaaagaacagaagggtggGGCTAGAAAGAAAGCTGGGGCCAGGAACAAGCAAGCACCA from Arvicanthis niloticus isolate mArvNil1 chromosome 1, mArvNil1.pat.X, whole genome shotgun sequence carries:
- the Ino80e gene encoding INO80 complex subunit E isoform X2 — its product is MNGPADGEVDYKKKYRNLKRKLKFLIYEHECFQEELRKAQRKLLKVSRDKSFLLDRLLQYENVDEDSSDSDATASSDNSETEGTPKLSDTPAPKRKRSPPMGGAPSPSSLSLPPSTGFPLQTCGAPSPYLSSLPEPSPLRPKLEKRPRLPRKLKMAVGPPDCPVGGPLAFPARGSGASVGAALTPLPPPKMPPHTILSTVPQQMFSDAGSGDDALDGDDDLVIDIPE
- the Ino80e gene encoding INO80 complex subunit E isoform X1, translating into MNGPADGEVDYKKKYRNLKRKLKFLIYEHECFQEELRKAQRKLLKVSRDKSFLLDRLLQYENVDEDSSDSDATASSDNSETEGTPKLSDTPAPKRKRSPPMGGAPSPSSLSLPPSTGFPLQTCGAPSPYLSSLASPPYPPFPSDYLALQLPEPSPLRPKLEKRPRLPRKLKMAVGPPDCPVGGPLAFPARGSGASVGAALTPLPPPKMPPHTILSTVPQQMFSDAGSGDDALDGDDDLVIDIPE
- the Ino80e gene encoding INO80 complex subunit E isoform X4, whose product is MNGPADGEVDYKKKYRNLKRKLKFLIYEHECFQEELRKAQRKLLKVSRDKSFLLDRLLQYENVDEDSSDSDATASSDNSETEGTPKLSDTPAPKRKRSPPMGGAPSPSSLSLPPSTGFPLQTCGAPSPYLSSLASPPYPPFPSDYLALQLPEPSPLRPKLEKRPRLPRKLKSDHSGRSVEEDLDLGEAEGRESS
- the Ino80e gene encoding INO80 complex subunit E isoform X3 — encoded protein: MNGPADGEVDYKKKYRNLKRKLKFLIYEHECFQEELRKAQRKLLKVSRDKSFLLDRLLQYENVDEDSSDSDATASSDNSETEGTPKLSDTPAPKRKRSPPMGGAPSPSSLSLPPSTGFPLQTCGAPSPYLSSMAVGPPDCPVGGPLAFPARGSGASVGAALTPLPPPKMPPHTILSTVPQQMFSDAGSGDDALDGDDDLVIDIPE